One genomic window of Quercus lobata isolate SW786 chromosome 9, ValleyOak3.0 Primary Assembly, whole genome shotgun sequence includes the following:
- the LOC115960602 gene encoding uncharacterized protein LOC115960602 isoform X1, producing the protein MEVNHNTTPKDYYKVLEVDYDATDEKIRINYRRLALVGHLSFLKWHPDKHKGDSAVTAKFQEINEAYRVLSDPAKRIDYDLSGIYEVDKYTLREYLARFKGMILTCNGLGISQTAIWTQQLMETDDLIDK; encoded by the exons ATGGAGGTCAATCATAATACCACCCCAAAG GATTATTACAAAGTTTTGGAGGTTGATTATGATGCAACTGATGAGAAGATCAGAATAAATTACCGAAGGCTTGCACTGGTTGgtcatctttcttttctg AAGTGGCATCCTGACAAGCACAAGGGTGACAGTGCTGTTACTGCAAAGTTCCAAGAGATCAATGAAGCTTACAGAG TTTTGAGTGATCCTGCTAAACGAATTGACTATGATCTAAGTGGAATCTATGAGGTTGATAAGTATACTCTGCGG GAATATCTTGCTAGATTTAAAGGAATGATACTTACCTGTAATGGGCTTGGTATTAGTCAGACAGCTATAtg GACACAGCAACTGATGGAAACTGATGACTTAATAGATAAATGA
- the LOC115960602 gene encoding uncharacterized protein LOC115960602 isoform X2, protein MEVNHNTTPKDYYKVLEVDYDATDEKIRINYRRLALKWHPDKHKGDSAVTAKFQEINEAYRVLSDPAKRIDYDLSGIYEVDKYTLREYLARFKGMILTCNGLGISQTAIWTQQLMETDDLIDK, encoded by the exons ATGGAGGTCAATCATAATACCACCCCAAAG GATTATTACAAAGTTTTGGAGGTTGATTATGATGCAACTGATGAGAAGATCAGAATAAATTACCGAAGGCTTGCACTG AAGTGGCATCCTGACAAGCACAAGGGTGACAGTGCTGTTACTGCAAAGTTCCAAGAGATCAATGAAGCTTACAGAG TTTTGAGTGATCCTGCTAAACGAATTGACTATGATCTAAGTGGAATCTATGAGGTTGATAAGTATACTCTGCGG GAATATCTTGCTAGATTTAAAGGAATGATACTTACCTGTAATGGGCTTGGTATTAGTCAGACAGCTATAtg GACACAGCAACTGATGGAAACTGATGACTTAATAGATAAATGA
- the LOC115960600 gene encoding putative gamma-glutamylcyclotransferase At3g02910 has protein sequence MVAEKEEGTKSLVFTYGTLKRGFSNHTLMQDLMRTGDATFVSTCRTAENYPLVCGPYRVPFLLNMAGSGQPVMGELYAVSASGLARLDELEGTTRGHYERLSITVELNNGDGDDGSCGGEGVTCAEAYYAHGSYAAEMWKRNGMKGLTVYSEKEAKGYVKRKDRPHNLTFLDHIQRFLHSQD, from the coding sequence ATGGTGGCCGAAAAAGAAGAGGGTACGAAGAGCCTAGTATTCACGTACGGGACGCTGAAACGAGGTTTCTCCAACCACACCCTAATGCAGGACCTCATGCGAACCGGAGACGCCACCTTCGTCTCCACCTGTCGCACCGCAGAGAACTACCCGCTCGTTTGCGGGCCGTACCGGGTCCCGTTCCTGCTCAACATGGCCGGGTCGGGTCAGCCTGTGATGGGCGAGCTGTACGCCGTGTCGGCTTCGGGTTTGGCGAGGTTGGACGAGTTGGAGGGCACCACTCGGGGACACTACGAGAGGCTGTCTATAACGGTGGAGCTAAATAACGGTGACGGAGATGATGGATCGTGCGGCGGCGAGGGTGTGACGTGCGCGGAGGCGTACTATGCGCACGGGAGCTACGCGGCGGAGATGTGGAAGAGAAATGGGATGAAGGGGTTGACTGTGTATTCCGAGAAAGAAGCCAAAGGGTACGTGAAGCGGAAAGATAGGCCTCACAACCTTACTTTCTTAGATCACATTCAACGCTTTCTTCATTCCCAAGATTGA